From one Lactiplantibacillus paraplantarum genomic stretch:
- the upp gene encoding uracil phosphoribosyltransferase, which produces MGKFEVLDHPLIQHKLTIIREKNCGTKVFREMVNEISTLMAYEVSRDMPLKDIEIETPIAKSTQKTLAGKKVAIVPILRAGLGMVDGFLNMIPAAKVGHVGMYRDEKTLKPVEYFVKLPTDISQRQLFVVDPMLATGGSAIMAMDMLKKRGASNIKFMCLVAAPEGVKALREAHPDIDVYTAALDDHLNEDGYIVPGLGDAGDRLFGTK; this is translated from the coding sequence ATGGGTAAGTTTGAGGTTTTGGATCATCCGCTCATTCAACATAAATTGACGATCATTCGGGAAAAGAACTGTGGTACGAAGGTCTTCCGGGAAATGGTTAATGAGATTTCAACGTTGATGGCGTACGAAGTATCACGTGATATGCCGTTGAAAGACATTGAGATTGAAACACCGATTGCTAAGTCGACGCAAAAGACGTTGGCTGGTAAGAAAGTTGCCATTGTGCCAATCTTACGGGCTGGCTTAGGAATGGTTGACGGATTCTTGAACATGATTCCGGCAGCGAAAGTTGGGCACGTTGGGATGTATCGGGATGAAAAGACCTTGAAACCGGTCGAATATTTCGTGAAGTTGCCAACTGATATTTCGCAACGGCAATTGTTTGTCGTTGATCCAATGTTAGCCACTGGTGGTTCAGCCATCATGGCAATGGATATGTTGAAAAAGCGTGGCGCAAGTAATATTAAGTTCATGTGTTTAGTGGCGGCTCCTGAGGGTGTTAAAGCACTTCGAGAAGCGCATCCAGACATTGACGTTTATACGGCAGCACTCGACGACCATTTGAACGAAGATGGCTACATTGTCCCTGGGTTGGGCGATGCTGGCGACCGGTTATTTGGTACGAAGTAA
- the glyA gene encoding serine hydroxymethyltransferase, whose translation MNYQEQDPEVWAAISKEQARQQHNIELIASENIVSKGVRAAQGSVLTNKYSEGYPGHRFYGGNEYVDQVETLAIERAKKLFGAEYANVQPHSGSQANAAAYMALIQPGDRVMGMSLDAGGHLTHGSSVNFSGKLYDFQGYGLNPETEELDYDAILTQAQEFQPKLIVAGASAYSRLIDFKKFREIADQVGALLMVDMAHIAGLVAAGLHPNPVPYADVVTTTTHKTLRGPRGGMILAKEKYGKKINSAVFPGNQGGPLDHVIAGKAIALGEDLQPEFKVYAQQIIDNAKAMAKVFNDSDLVRVISGGTDNHLMTIDVTKSGLNGRQVQDLLDTVYITVNKEAIPNETLGAFKTSGIRLGTPAITTRGFDEADATKVAELILQALQAPTDQANLDDVKQQAMALTAKHPIDVD comes from the coding sequence ATGAATTACCAAGAACAAGATCCAGAAGTATGGGCTGCGATTAGTAAGGAACAGGCACGGCAACAACACAATATTGAGTTGATTGCTTCTGAAAATATCGTTTCGAAGGGTGTCCGGGCGGCACAGGGGAGTGTGCTGACAAATAAATACTCTGAAGGTTATCCGGGCCACCGGTTTTATGGTGGTAACGAATATGTGGATCAAGTGGAAACCTTAGCGATTGAACGGGCTAAGAAATTATTTGGTGCAGAATACGCCAACGTACAGCCACATTCTGGCTCACAGGCCAATGCAGCCGCCTATATGGCACTGATTCAACCTGGTGATCGCGTGATGGGAATGTCACTAGACGCGGGGGGCCATTTAACACACGGGTCCAGTGTGAACTTTTCCGGCAAACTTTACGATTTTCAAGGTTATGGGCTTAATCCCGAGACCGAAGAGCTTGACTATGATGCGATTCTTACCCAAGCACAAGAATTTCAACCAAAGTTAATCGTCGCTGGTGCGTCTGCTTATAGTCGTCTGATTGATTTTAAGAAGTTTCGTGAGATTGCCGATCAAGTTGGTGCGCTGCTGATGGTTGACATGGCTCATATTGCCGGCTTAGTGGCAGCTGGTTTGCATCCTAACCCGGTGCCGTATGCTGACGTGGTCACAACCACTACGCATAAAACGCTACGCGGTCCCCGCGGTGGCATGATTTTAGCAAAAGAAAAGTATGGTAAGAAGATCAATTCAGCCGTTTTCCCTGGTAATCAGGGCGGCCCATTGGATCATGTGATTGCAGGTAAAGCGATTGCTTTGGGCGAAGATTTACAGCCTGAATTTAAAGTTTATGCCCAGCAGATTATTGATAATGCCAAGGCTATGGCCAAAGTCTTTAACGATTCTGATTTGGTTCGGGTCATTTCTGGCGGGACTGATAATCATTTAATGACGATTGATGTCACTAAGTCCGGTTTGAACGGACGTCAAGTACAAGATCTGTTAGATACGGTTTATATTACGGTGAATAAAGAAGCAATTCCTAATGAGACGCTCGGTGCCTTTAAGACTTCTGGTATTCGATTAGGAACGCCGGCCATTACAACTCGTGGGTTTGATGAAGCTGATGCAACTAAGGTAGCTGAATTGATTCTGCAAGCGTTACAAGCACCGACAGATCAAGCAAACTTAGATGATGTCAAACAACAAGCAATGGCCTTAACGGCTAAGCACCCGATCGATGTTGATTAA